The DNA segment CCGTCGCGTCGCCGGCATTGAACAGCTCAATCCAATCCTCGCGATGCCCCGTCTCGTCACGGAGACTGATCTCGTTGTCCGCCAGGAACTCGCTGATCACCACTCGGGCATCGAGCAATTGCCGAGCTTCCAACGCCTCGAACCGCGCCTTCGACCGCCGCCTCGCACGCATGAACGCCCCCCCCCCCCGGGATCCCGCACCGATCGGCGCGGCTGGATCATAGGATAGTGGGGGACAGAGCGGGTGCCAAGGGAAAAGAGGGTTAGTATCGGACGGCGCGCTCAATTCGCGCTAACGCTCGTTCACGTCCCAAAATCGCCAGAATATCGAACAACCCAAAGCCGACCGCTTTACCGGTCAGCCCGATCCGCAGCGCATGCACGATCTGATTCGCCGCGATGTTCTCCTTGGCGATAAAATCGTGCAGCGTCTTTTCCAGCACCTCGGCGTTGAACGGCTCGACGTCCTTCAACGAATCGCGAAAACCTGCGAGCAGCGTTTTCGCTTCCGGAGCTTGACGAATGCGCTTGTCGAAGGCCGCCTCGTCGTAGGTCAATTGGTCGTCAGCGGTGAAGAAATCGGCGTAGTCGAGGATATCGCCCGCGGTCTTGATGCGATCGCCGGCCGCGGTGACGATTTGCAGCAGCACGGGGCCGATCGTGCAGGGGGGCGGTTCCGTCGCCAATCTCGCCCGTTGCAGGTACGGCAACACCATCGCCACTTTTTGCTTCGGCGGCAGTTGTTGCATGTAGCGCTCCTGCACTGACATCAACTTCTTCGGATCAAAGCTCGCCGGCGCCTTGTTCACGCGCTCCAGCGAAAAATGCTCGATCATCTCCTGCCGCGTGAAGTTTTCCGTCTTGTCGTCGAGCGACCAGCCCAACAGCACCAGGTAGTTGATAATCGCATCCGGCAGGTAACCGACTTGCTCGTAGAAATCGACGATCACCGGGTTGAACGTCTCCGCGGCGACTTCCAGGTGCATGGCCTCGGCAATCTTCCGGCCGTGCTCGTTGACCTGGGCGAAATCCTTGTTCTTCAGATACTTGTCCAGCTTCCGCTTACTGAGCTTGTTCTTGCTGCCCGGTTCGGCCACAAACGGGAGATGGGCATACTCGGGGCGCGGATAGCCGAGCGATTCCAGAATGAACACCTGGCGCGGCGTATTGGAGAGATGCTCCTCGGCGCGGATCACGTGCGAAATCTGAAAGTCATAGTCGTCGACCACGTTCGCCAGATGGTAGAGACACGTGCCATCCGCGCGTTGGATTACATGATCCTGTTCGTTGGCCCACTCGAACTCCACCTGCCCGCGAATGTGATCCTGCAACACGAGCTTCCCCTCGCGCGGCATTTTCAATCGCACGACACGGGCGCGTCCTTCCGCCTCGAAGCGCGCGGCATCCGCATCCGTCTCCGCCATCCAACGGCGGCTGTAAACGAAGGTCACCTTGGCTTTCTCGGCCGCTTCGCGCTCTGCTTGCAGTTCTTCGGTCTTGGCGTAATCGCGATACGCGTGCCCGGACGCCAACAGTTTTCGCACCGCCTCCTGATACTGCGTAAGCCGCTGCGATTGGAAATACCCGTTCGGCGTCCCCGTCGAGTCCGGCCCTTCATCCCAGTCGATGCCCAGCCACGACAAGCCATGCAAAATCGGCGCGAGCGCACTCTCGACATTCCGTCCAGCGTCGGTGTCGTCGATCCGCAGAATAAACTGCCCGCCATGCTTCCGCGCGAACAGCCAGTTAAACAGCGCGGTGCGCACCCCGCCAATATGCAAATACCCAGTCGGGCTGGGAGCAAAACGAGTGCGAACAGTCATGGAGCCGCCAACGGAAGTTGCCGAAATCGAATGCCCGTAATCTAGTCGTTCACGGTCGTCTCCGGGAGGAGGACGGATTCGCCCGCGAAACACGCGAAAGGACGCGAAAGCTAGGAAGGGAGAAAGAGGATCTGTCCACGGAATACACGGAAAGACACGGAAGGGAAGAGTGAATTCAAGGACCAGTGCGCATCGAATTCTCGTGCCAATCCAACTTGATCGACCAATCCCAACATTTCGAAATTCGCCGACACACTCACTCCTCCCATTTCCGTGTACTTCCGTGTATTCCGTGGACAACTCTCCCTCCCCACTTTCGCGTGTTCAGCGTGTTTCGCGGGCAAATTCCTGCGGAGTAGCCAAGGCCGCCCTCGCGCGTCAGAATACAGGCACACGCGCCTTACAAACTCATCAGGCGGAGGGCCCAGGCGATGCGTTCTCAAGCTTCACGGCGAAATTTCCTGCAATCCGCGGCAGCGGCCGGGCTGGCCGGGTCGTTTCTCGATACTCCCTGGAACGGCCTCTTGCGCCGCGTCAGCGCCGAGGAAGCCGCGCCGCAGCCAGGCGCCGTCAAGCTCCGGCCGGAGATCGAGCCGCTCGTCAAACTACTGGAAGACACGCCGCGCGAGCGCGTGCTGGAAGAAGTGGCGGCGCGGATTCGCGGCGGACTCAACTATCAGGACCTGCTCGCCGCGCTGTTGCTGGCTGGCGTGCGGAACATTCAGCCGCGCCCGGTCGGCTTCAAGTTCCACGCCGTCTTGGTGGTGAACTCCGCGCACCTGGCCAGCATCGCCTCGCCGGACGAACATCGCTGGTTGCCGATCCTCTGGGCCGTCGAAGAATTCAAGAACTCGCAGCAGCAAGACACGCGCGAAGGCAACTGGACGATGTCGGCGCTCGACGAGAAGTTCGTCCCGAGCGGCGACAAAGCCCTTGGCGCGTTCAAGACGGCGATGGACCGCTGGGATCCCGAGGCGGTCGATCCCGCGGTGGCCGGCCTGGCTCGTTCGGCCGGCGCGAACGAGATGTTCGAAATCTTCTGCCGCTATGGCGCGCGGGATTTCCGCGACATCGGCCACAAGGCGATCTACGTCGCCAACAGTTGGCGGACGCTTCGCACGGTCGGCTGGCAACACGCGGAACCGGTGCTGCGTTCGCTGGCGTACGCGCTCACCCACTACGGCGATGAGAACCCGGCCGACAGCGATCAGGAAGCGGATCGCCCCTGGCGGCGAAACACCAAGCTCGCGGCTGACATTCGCCCCGACTGGCAAGTCGGTCGCATCGACGACGGCGCCACGCGCGAACTCCTCTCCGGCATGCGCGACGGCAATTGGGGGAAACGTCGTGCGACACCGCGCTCGCGCAACTCAACGCTGGCGTCGATCCGCAATCGCTCTGGGACGCCATCCACAGTAGCGCCGGCGAACTCCTGATGAACCAGCCCGGCATCGTGGCCCTGCACGCCGTGACGACCGCCAACGCCCTCCGCTTCGCCTTCACGGAAAGCGGCGACGACGAAACGCGCCGCATGCTCCTCCTGCAAGCGGCTGCGTTCACCCCCATGTTCCACGCCAACGCCCGGGGGCGCGGCGATGTCGGCGGCACAAAGCTCGACGAACTCGCCGGCACGAGCCCGGGCCAGGACAGCGCGGCCGTCGAAGCGATCATGCACTCCATCAGCGACAACCGCACGCAAGCCTGCGAGCAACTCCACGGCTACCTCGCGTCCGGCGGCGCCACGCAACCGCTGATCGACGCGGCCCGACTGCTGGTCTTCTTCAAAGGCACGAATTCGCACGACTACAAATTCAGCAGCGCCGCCTTCGAAGACTACGCGCTGTTGTCGCCGGGTTGGCGCGAACGGTATCTGGCGACGAGCGTCTTCAACCTCCGCGGAGCGGGGGACCAGGACAACGGGCTGTCGGAACGTGTGCGGGCGGCGCTTGCATAGTACGTACTTCTTCTGTAGCCGAGGTCTGTGACCTCGGCCGGGTTGGACGAAGGATTCTCAACAACGGTGTGACTCGAAAATGGAGACCTTCGGTCGGGACGGTGGCACGGTCGGGAGACCGTGCCACAACGAGCGGACATCGCCGGAGCGACTGATGGATTTTGAAACACTGCAATTGCTGCGAAAGGATGCTTGGTCAGCCTACAATGCTGGTCGACTCCCGTCCGTTGTCGAATTGCTCGATGCGTACTTGAAGCGACGCACCGATGACGGGTTCATGTGGTTTCTCTACGGAGATAGCCTGCGGATTATGGGAATGATGTCCGCCGCTCGGGACGCGCTGCGGACCGCCCTTAGGCATGCGCCCCGAAGGCGACGATATCGGGTACAGGGGACTTTAGGGAAACTATACTCGGAATGGGGAAAACGCGCACTTGCAGAAAAGTATTACTCGCGCGCGACGCAAGCGAGAAATGGCGGATCGGAGCTTGCCTGGATTTGGCAATTGCGAGGCGTGAATCTTGCGAAGATGGAGGAATTTCACGGGAGTTGCACTTGTCTCAAATTCGCGACGGAACTGGACAATGAAGATCCAGACGTGTTTCACTCGCTTGGGGCCGTTCTGTGCGCACTCAAGCAATACGCAGATTCAATTGTTGCGCTAGATCGAGCGATCGCGTTACGTGGCGGTGACTTTCCCGCCGCATTGAAATTACGAAACAGCATGGCTGGAATCGCAGAGGTGATTGATCGCATTGCTACGATTGAGTATGGCAACGGTTCAAGCTGATCCCGCTTGTTGTAGCACGGTCTCCCGACCGTGCTACCGGCCCGACCGTAGGTCTCCACTTCCTGTCGGCACCACGGCACGGTCGCGAGTTGCCAGTCGCATCACTCCTGCCGCCGAACTAAACTAGTGCTGCCGAAACCCCAGCTCCGCACGCTTTTTCCGCAGGTGCTTGATGCGCTTCGTCGTCTGTTTGTCCGCGGCGATCTGCCTGATGTCCTCGTCTTTTTCGCTCGCACAATCCAATCCCCCCGCCGTCTCCGGCTACGATCGCCCCGGCGCGAATAAGCACAAAAGCCGCTCCGTCACCATCGCCAAGCATGGCATGGTTGCCACCAGCCAGCCGCTCGCGGTGTTGGCCGGGCTCGACGTCTTGCGCGCCGGCGGAAACGCGGCCGATGCGGCCATCGCGACCAACGCCATGATGGGCCTCGTCGAGCCCATGAGTTGCGGCATTGGCGGCGATTTGTTCGTCCTCTACTGGGACGCCAAGTCACAGAAACTCTACGGACTCAACGCCAGCGGGCGCAGTCCTTTCGCGCTCAATCGCGACGTGTTCCGCGAAAAGCAGCTCGCGCAGATTCCCAACGACGGCCCGCTCTCCTGGTCCGTGCCAGGCTGCGTCTCCGGCTGGGAAACGCTGCACCAACGATTCGGCCGCACTAAATGGGATGCGCTGTTCACGCCCGCGATCCAGCACGCCGAGGAAGGTTTTCCAGTCACCGAGGTCATCGCCGGCTACTGGGCCGGCGGCACGGCGAGCTTGAAGAAATGGCCCGACAGCGCCGCGACGTATCTGCCGAACGGGGCTGCGCTGAAAGAAGGCGAAGTCTTCCGCAACCCACGTCTCGCGGCGAGCTACCGCGCCATTGCGACGGATGGCGCAAAAGCGTTTTACGAGGGTAGCATCGCCCAGCGCATCGTCCAGTTCAGCGAGGCCAACGGCGGATATTTCTCGCTACGCGACTTCACCGAACACACGAGCGATTGGATCGAGCCGGTCTCGACAAACTACCGCGGCTACGACGTCTGGCAGCTCCCGCCCAACGGCCAGGGCATCGCCGTGCTGCAAATGCTGAATCTGTTGGAGTCGTATGATCTCAAATCGCTGGGCCTCGGCAGCCCGGAGTATCTGCATACCTTTGTCGAAGCCAAGAAGCTCGCCTACGCCGACCGCGCGAAGTTTTACGCCGATCCGGCCTTTGTCGACGCGCCGATCGCGGAGCTGATCTCCACGCCGTATGCCGACGTGCGCCGCAAACTCATCGATCCTCAACACGCGGCGACGAATGTACCGGCTGGCGACCCGAAGTTACGACAGGGAGACACGATTTACCTCACCGTTGTCGACGCCGAACGCAACTGCTGCTCGCTGATTCAAAGCAACTTCAACGGCTTCGGCTCGAAGGTCGTCCCCGGCGACGTCGGCTTCGCGTTGCAAAACCGCGGGGCGCTCTTCGCGCTCGACGACACGCATCTCAATCGCCTGGAACCGCACAAGCGGCCGTTCCACACGATCATCCCCGCGATGGTCACCAAAGCTGGAAAACCGTGGTTCTCGTTCGGCGTGATGGGCGGCGACATGCAGCCGCAAGGTCAGGTGCAGGTGCTCGTCAATATGATCGACTTCGGCCTCGACGTCCAAGCCGCCGGCGACGCCGCGAGAGTGCGCCACGACGGCAGCGCCACGCCGACGGGCCTCCCAGAGACGCCCCCCGGCGGGACGGTCATCGTCGAATCCGGTATCTCAGACGCGGCGGTGAAAGCCTTGGAAGCAAAAGGCCACCAGGTCAAACGCGGCGACCCCGACGGCGGCTATCAAGGCATCCAGATCGACTGGGAAAACGGCGTCCTCCGCGGCGGCAGCGAGCCGCGAAAAGACGGCACGGCGCTGGGGTATTGAGGAAGATTCGTAGGTCAGGCACCTGTTCGAAGGCACGCGCCCTCGCACCATCAGCAACCAAGGCCACATCCCAAATCGACGCAAGCTAATTGCCTGACAGGAAAGACCGTCGCAGGCCTGTCAGGCAATTAGCCAGCATGGTCATGGGTTGTTGGGGGAAGTCGTCGCAGTGCGACATGTTGCGCCTTCGACCGGGGTGCCTGACCTACGGAATTGCGCTATTTCTTCCCCAAGTGCTTGTCAAACCAATCCCCCAGCGTCGCCATGTCCTTGAGTAAGTCGGGCCAACCATGCCCAGCGCCCGGCTTCGTCACCAGTTCCGCTTCGACGCCAGCGCCTTTGAGTTTGTCGATCACCAGTTGCGCTTGTTGAATCGGCACCAGCGTGTCGGCGTCGCCGTGGATGATCAGCGTGGGGGGATCGTCGGCGGTAACTTGGTAGACCGGCGAGATCGTGTGCGCGAGCTCATCGAGCTTCTGCTCGTCCGTGATCGGCTCGAACTCCTGCTTCGCGTCGTCGTAATACTGATAGTCGAACGGTGCGCGAAAGTTCGCCAGCACGCCGCGCCCCATCGCGTTTTCGCCGTCCTTGCCGTAGTTCAGAAAATCCGTCGGCGGAAAGAAGCAGGCCACCGCCTGCACGCGGCTGCTTGCTTTGTCGACGGCGTCCATCGCGTCGGCGCTCCCCTCGGCGCCGGCCGTGCCGATCATCAGCGACAAATGCCCGCCCGCCGATGCGCCGGTAATGCCAAAGCGCTCCGGATCGACGCCGTAATCGGCCGCGTGCGTGCGAATGTACCGTACCGCGCGATTCATATCGCTGACCGCTTCGAGATTCGTGTACTTCGGCTGGCTGCCATGCACGACGGCAAACACCGTGTAGCCGCGGTTCAAGAATTCCTGCACGAAGCTCGGGTGAATCGCCGCATGGGCGGAAACCCAGCCGCCGCTGACGCAGAAGATGATGGCCGCGCCGTTCTTGTTTTCCTTCGGCGTGAAGACGTCCATCGTCATCGCCAGGCCGTCTTTGCGGCCGTAGATGACGTCTTCTTTTCGCTCAAAATTGTCGGCCTCTTGGGCCGACGCCAGTTGGGCGCCTACGGCGGCCAACAGCAACGCGACGACTGCTCTTTTCAACACCACTAGCTCTCCCACAAATAAGCCAACCCCGGGCCGGCGACGGCCAGAAGCAAGCTATAATGCGCAAGTCGCGGTCGGGACGCAACTACGCGAAGTTGCCGCTGCCGTCGCTCCCAAGCCCAGGGAAGGCCCCCGGAATCGTGGGTGATGGAGACGATATCGAAGGCCTTCCCTGGGCTTACAGCGGCGAACGGTCGTGGAGCGTTGTCGTAAGGAAACCCAAATGCAATCAATGCCAATTCGACGATGTGCATGGCTCCTTCTCGCGGCGATCGCCGCCGGCACAGCCGTGTCGCCCGCCCGTGCCCAATCGCGGCAGGCCCTGGAAGAAGCCCGGCGGCGGATGGTGGACGAGGAAATCGAAGCCGCTGGCGTCAAAAACCCGCGAGTCCTGGACGCCATGCGAAAAACGCCCCGGCACGAGTTCGTCGCCGTGGCAGAGCGAAAGCTGGCCTACTTCGATATGGCCATGCCGATCGGCTCCGGCCAGACAATCTCGCCGCCGTTTATCGTGGCTTACATGACGGAACAACTCGATCCCCAGCCGACCGACAAGGTGCTGGAAATCGGCACCGGCTCCGGCTACCAGGCCGCGGTGCTCAGCCCGATCGTGGCCGAAGTGTATTCGATTGAGATCGTCGAATCGCTCGGGCAAAAGGCCGCGCGGGCGCTGCGTCGACTCAAGTACGAAAACGTCCACACCAAGATCGGCGACGGCTATCAAGGCTGGGCCGAGCACGCGCCGTTCGACAAGATCATCGTCACCTGTTCGCCGGAGCAAATCCCCGAGGCCCTTGTCGAGCAACTCAAGGAAGGGGGCCGGATGGTCATTCCACTCGGCGAGCGCTACCAGCAGTCGCTGTACCTGTACCAGAAGAAGGACGGCAAGATGGTCGAAGAAGCGTTGCGGCCCACGCTCTTCGTTCCCATGACCGGCGCCGCCGAAGACGGCCGCCATATCTTGCCGAACCCTGCCAAGCCCAGCGTGGCGAACGGCGCCTTCGACGAGTCGCTCAAACAAAAGCCCGACGAGCCGGCCGGCTGGCATTACCTGCGCCAAGCGGAACTCGTCGACGAGGACGGACAAGGTAAATACCTGCGGTTCGCGAATCAAGTCCCCGGCCGCGGCTGCCAGGCCCTGCAGGCGTTCGCCGTCGACGGCCGCAAAGTAGCACAGCTTTCCGTGTCACTGCGCGTGCAAGGCAAGGACATCGCCCCCGGCCAAGACGCACGGCAGCTCCCTAGCTTGGCGATCACCTTCTACGACGAACGCCGCGCGGTGGTCGCGGAGCGCGGCCTCGGCCCCTGGCGCGGTTCCTTCACCTGGCAACCCGAGTCCGCCAAACTCCAAGTCCCCAAGCAAGCCCGAGAAGCAATTCTCCGCGTCGGCCTAATGGGCGCGGTAGGCGAGTTGGGCATCGACGACGTAGACGTGAGGGCAAGTGAATAGAGGATGACGAATGTCGAAATCCGAATGTCGAATCAAATCTGAATGACGAATGCTCAAATGACGAATGGATTTGCGCGGCTTTGGTCCGCCTCCGCCCCATTCGACATTCGAATTTGATACGACATTCGGATTTAGAAATTCGTCATTTCCCCTATTCCTCTTCCCCCGGCGGCGACTTAATCCCCAGCTCTCGGTTCATCTCCGAGATCACGTTGGCGTCGCGGATCAGCTCTTGCATCAACTGCGGGAAAGGCAGCGACCCGAACGCTACGGCGCGTTGGATGATATACGGCACCGGGCTGTGCGGTTCCATGCGTTGCAGCGCGGTGGCGGCGTCGTGGAGTTGCTTGTAAAGGTCGTCGCGCGTGACGGCCCGTGAGGCGGACCGCATCACCACGGTCTGGCCGCCGGCGCCATCGTCGACCGTTTCTTCAACGTCGGCCGCTGATTCGTCGCCCCCTTTGCGGGCGACGATCTGCTTGGCGAGCGTAGCCCCTTCCTCGATCGATCCGCGGACATAGCTTAAGCCCGGCGCTTCGTTGGCCATCTTCGCACGGAGCTCGTTGACGAGTTGCTTCAACTCCGTCAGCGCCTGCGCCGAGTCGTCCGCCAGTCGCCGGCATTGTTCCGGCGTGGAGTTGAAAACCGCCTTTTCAACGATCTCGTTGGCCAGGCCTTCTTTTCCTTCGCGCGCCAACTGAAAATGCAATGCGCCGTAACGCTCACCGCCGACGACGACGACCGGCAGGCTGCGAATCGTGTTGGGAAACACCGCGCCACGATCCGTGTCGTCAAGCCAATTAAACGGCGCGGCGCGGACTTCCAAGTCGTCGTCTTCGTCGAGCGCCGGCTCCAGGCGGTTCCAGCAGCATTCGACGAGTTGCCGGAACAGATGCAATCCATCGCGCAGGCCAGCGAAGCCATGGACGCGGGCGAGCGCCTCGGTCAATCGCGCGGCGATCAGCAGGTTCTTCGACTTCTCCGTCAACGTCTGCTGGCAGAGCCGGATCACGCCTTGCCAATCGGCGCGGACGGGCTCCGCGGGACGGAGCGGATCGTCCTCGGCGAAATCCGAGGGATTAATCTCCTTGCGCATCTCGTCGAGCTTTTGACGCACGTCGAAGGGCACCGAGTCCCCGGCCGGCTCGTCTTCCGAGATCGGCTGCACGAGCGCCAGGAAATCAAGAATCGCCGGCGAGGCCGCTTTGGATTCACCGTATTTGGTGCTGGCCTTGGTGGCCTCGACCATGGCGGACAAGTCTTGCGTGTCCATAGCTGCGCCCTGATTCGCCGAATCGTCGGCAGCGGTTTCCGTTTCGTCGCTCACATCACTTGCCATCTTGGTCTCCTCGGCGTTCGCGTCGCCGCCCGCGTCGAGTTCGGCCAACATCGCGTCCAAGTCGATTTCTGCTTCCGCGTCTTCGGTCGGCTCTGCGTCGTCGTCGCCCAAGCTGGCGAGCATGGCGTCGAGATCGAGGTCTGCTGCCGCTTCGTCGGTTGTGTCAGGGGCTGCTTCGTCCTTCGCTTGCTCCGCGTCGTCGTCGCCCAAACCAGCCAGCATGGCGTCGAGGTCAATGTCGTCGTCAGTTGACGTTTCAGACTCGCTCGAAGTTGCGTCGTCGGACGAGGAAGGCACGTTATCGTCGTCCGAACTGTCGCTGTCCGAGTCGTCTGAACCACCGAGACCCGCTAAGAGGGCGTCGAGGTCTGCGTCGCCGGAACTGGACGGCGCGTCGTCGCTGGAATCGTCGTTGCTCGCCGAGCTTCCTTCATCATCCCCGGCCAACAGTGCCGCGAGATCGTCGTCCGCTGAACTGGTTTCGCCAGCGTCGGACTTTACTTCGTCTGATTCAGACACGTCGTCGTCTCCCAAACTGGCGAGCATGGCGTCAAGGTCGATGTCGTCAGCGGCCGATGCCGAATCTTCACTCGCAGCGTCGCTGGAAGTGCCTTCATCGCTCGAAGTCTCTTCGTCGTCGCCGAGCGAAGCCATCAGCGCATCGAGGTCCAGATCGTCGCTGTCGTCGCTCGAAGCGCTTTCGTTCGAGTCGGAGGAGTCGTCCGAGGGATCGCTATTATCACTGCCGGAGTCGTCATCCGCGGCGGGGCTCACGTCGTCGTCCGAGTCCGAACTCGAATCATCGTCGGAACTCGTATCATCATCGTCGCTTGACGAATTGTCGTCATCGTCGCCGGCCGCCAACAGCGACGCCAGGTCGTCGTCCACTTCCGGATCGTTCGACCTCACGGTCGTCGATTTCGGCGCCGGGCCGCCCTTGAGTTTCACGGTATCGGACTTCGCTTCGGTCGGCGAGGCGAAGCTGACTTTCCCGCCGCCGGTCCAGAGGCCCGCCAGCAGCGGTTGCTCCGCGGACAGCGATCGAATCGCCGCCAACTCGACGAGGTCGCGCCCCTTGAACGACAACGCCGGGATCAGGCCCAACTTGGCCAATTCCGTGCCGACGGCCGAAGTGAAACGCACTTCGGTGATGACACCGACGTCCTCGTCATGCTCGTCCCGATAAGCATGGACCGGCATGCTATCCAGCACGCGCTTCGCGGCCGGATTCATCTTCCAGCCCGACTCCATAAAGCCCAGCGCCAACAACGTCGCGCAGGCGACGGCGCTATTGCCCCAGAGATACCCCTCCGGGCGGCCGTCGAATTCCTCAAACGGAATCGAATCGGGCGGGCGATAGTTGTCGCCAAACGGCGGACGCAACAGAAATCCCGGCGTCGCGAGCGCAACGTAGCTCGCTTCCGGCAAGGCGCGCAATGCTTTCCATGCCGCCGTGAGTTCGTCCGGCAGCTCGTAACTATCGAGCCGCGTGACGTCGCTTTCCATTCCCGCCAGGAACGGTCCGCCGGCATACGTGGCGATCTTCGCCAGGCGTCCCACGAGCGCGGCGTCTTCTTCGCTAAGCCCGAAGGAATACAATCCGACGATCATCCCCCAAGGGATGCCGTCAGGCGCCTGCGCCGACTTGTTCACCAGCAGATCGAAGATCGCCGTTTGTGCGAGGTCGTCCTGGGCCGCGAGGTCGCT comes from the Planctomycetia bacterium genome and includes:
- the tssA gene encoding type VI secretion system protein TssA; translation: MSDTPNFGQLESPRPDYAATDETPLRIAVWGDFSGRSGREEPRSADELKSLRGRKAAFDDLDELIEEIGPKLAFSTSGGDEIELEFRELDDFHPDPIYKSADVFNKLEDSRDDRVNSPAALQMRELLRHSAYQLLESAWRGLALLLRRVSKDRRVQVLLFDVTAEELRSDLAAQDDLAQTAIFDLLVNKSAQAPDGIPWGMIVGLYSFGLSEEDAALVGRLAKIATYAGGPFLAGMESDVTRLDSYELPDELTAAWKALRALPEASYVALATPGFLLRPPFGDNYRPPDSIPFEEFDGRPEGYLWGNSAVACATLLALGFMESGWKMNPAAKRVLDSMPVHAYRDEHDEDVGVITEVRFTSAVGTELAKLGLIPALSFKGRDLVELAAIRSLSAEQPLLAGLWTGGGKVSFASPTEAKSDTVKLKGGPAPKSTTVRSNDPEVDDDLASLLAAGDDDDNSSSDDDDTSSDDDSSSDSDDDVSPAADDDSGSDNSDPSDDSSDSNESASSDDSDDLDLDALMASLGDDEETSSDEGTSSDAASEDSASAADDIDLDAMLASLGDDDVSESDEVKSDAGETSSADDDLAALLAGDDEGSSASNDDSSDDAPSSSGDADLDALLAGLGGSDDSDSDSSDDDNVPSSSDDATSSESETSTDDDIDLDAMLAGLGDDDAEQAKDEAAPDTTDEAAADLDLDAMLASLGDDDAEPTEDAEAEIDLDAMLAELDAGGDANAEETKMASDVSDETETAADDSANQGAAMDTQDLSAMVEATKASTKYGESKAASPAILDFLALVQPISEDEPAGDSVPFDVRQKLDEMRKEINPSDFAEDDPLRPAEPVRADWQGVIRLCQQTLTEKSKNLLIAARLTEALARVHGFAGLRDGLHLFRQLVECCWNRLEPALDEDDDLEVRAAPFNWLDDTDRGAVFPNTIRSLPVVVVGGERYGALHFQLAREGKEGLANEIVEKAVFNSTPEQCRRLADDSAQALTELKQLVNELRAKMANEAPGLSYVRGSIEEGATLAKQIVARKGGDESAADVEETVDDGAGGQTVVMRSASRAVTRDDLYKQLHDAATALQRMEPHSPVPYIIQRAVAFGSLPFPQLMQELIRDANVISEMNRELGIKSPPGEEE
- a CDS encoding protein-L-isoaspartate(D-aspartate) O-methyltransferase — protein: MSPARAQSRQALEEARRRMVDEEIEAAGVKNPRVLDAMRKTPRHEFVAVAERKLAYFDMAMPIGSGQTISPPFIVAYMTEQLDPQPTDKVLEIGTGSGYQAAVLSPIVAEVYSIEIVESLGQKAARALRRLKYENVHTKIGDGYQGWAEHAPFDKIIVTCSPEQIPEALVEQLKEGGRMVIPLGERYQQSLYLYQKKDGKMVEEALRPTLFVPMTGAAEDGRHILPNPAKPSVANGAFDESLKQKPDEPAGWHYLRQAELVDEDGQGKYLRFANQVPGRGCQALQAFAVDGRKVAQLSVSLRVQGKDIAPGQDARQLPSLAITFYDERRAVVAERGLGPWRGSFTWQPESAKLQVPKQAREAILRVGLMGAVGELGIDDVDVRASE
- the ggt gene encoding gamma-glutamyltransferase yields the protein MRFVVCLSAAICLMSSSFSLAQSNPPAVSGYDRPGANKHKSRSVTIAKHGMVATSQPLAVLAGLDVLRAGGNAADAAIATNAMMGLVEPMSCGIGGDLFVLYWDAKSQKLYGLNASGRSPFALNRDVFREKQLAQIPNDGPLSWSVPGCVSGWETLHQRFGRTKWDALFTPAIQHAEEGFPVTEVIAGYWAGGTASLKKWPDSAATYLPNGAALKEGEVFRNPRLAASYRAIATDGAKAFYEGSIAQRIVQFSEANGGYFSLRDFTEHTSDWIEPVSTNYRGYDVWQLPPNGQGIAVLQMLNLLESYDLKSLGLGSPEYLHTFVEAKKLAYADRAKFYADPAFVDAPIAELISTPYADVRRKLIDPQHAATNVPAGDPKLRQGDTIYLTVVDAERNCCSLIQSNFNGFGSKVVPGDVGFALQNRGALFALDDTHLNRLEPHKRPFHTIIPAMVTKAGKPWFSFGVMGGDMQPQGQVQVLVNMIDFGLDVQAAGDAARVRHDGSATPTGLPETPPGGTVIVESGISDAAVKALEAKGHQVKRGDPDGGYQGIQIDWENGVLRGGSEPRKDGTALGY
- the gltX gene encoding glutamate--tRNA ligase, which translates into the protein MTVRTRFAPSPTGYLHIGGVRTALFNWLFARKHGGQFILRIDDTDAGRNVESALAPILHGLSWLGIDWDEGPDSTGTPNGYFQSQRLTQYQEAVRKLLASGHAYRDYAKTEELQAEREAAEKAKVTFVYSRRWMAETDADAARFEAEGRARVVRLKMPREGKLVLQDHIRGQVEFEWANEQDHVIQRADGTCLYHLANVVDDYDFQISHVIRAEEHLSNTPRQVFILESLGYPRPEYAHLPFVAEPGSKNKLSKRKLDKYLKNKDFAQVNEHGRKIAEAMHLEVAAETFNPVIVDFYEQVGYLPDAIINYLVLLGWSLDDKTENFTRQEMIEHFSLERVNKAPASFDPKKLMSVQERYMQQLPPKQKVAMVLPYLQRARLATEPPPCTIGPVLLQIVTAAGDRIKTAGDILDYADFFTADDQLTYDEAAFDKRIRQAPEAKTLLAGFRDSLKDVEPFNAEVLEKTLHDFIAKENIAANQIVHALRIGLTGKAVGFGLFDILAILGRERALARIERAVRY
- a CDS encoding alpha/beta hydrolase; the encoded protein is MLKRAVVALLLAAVGAQLASAQEADNFERKEDVIYGRKDGLAMTMDVFTPKENKNGAAIIFCVSGGWVSAHAAIHPSFVQEFLNRGYTVFAVVHGSQPKYTNLEAVSDMNRAVRYIRTHAADYGVDPERFGITGASAGGHLSLMIGTAGAEGSADAMDAVDKASSRVQAVACFFPPTDFLNYGKDGENAMGRGVLANFRAPFDYQYYDDAKQEFEPITDEQKLDELAHTISPVYQVTADDPPTLIIHGDADTLVPIQQAQLVIDKLKGAGVEAELVTKPGAGHGWPDLLKDMATLGDWFDKHLGKK